A single region of the Nocardioides aquaticus genome encodes:
- a CDS encoding cytochrome P450, whose amino-acid sequence MSPTDSLVRPAVRWSLGHALPSTVMRNAARRGDLQGRLVDRRVAHDHAALRAIADEVRSSGPLHRARYALMTAHQPVVREVLTSNDFRTGVFDAGDEGVLGRLGTWAADPAAFGPLSPPSLLVTEPPQHTRYRKLVTRVFSVRAVEGLRERTQQVADELLDDLEAQARPGDGPVDLVERYCALLPVTVIAEILGVPAGERDRVLAFGAAAAPSLDLGLGYAEFRRVERALAGFRAWLAEHLAGLREHPGDDLMSQLVAAREDGVGLSDAELEATAGLVLAAGFETTVNLLSNGIVLLTEHPDELARLRADPSLWSTAVDEVLRVDPPVLLTGRVARRDTEVAGVAVRRGSVVTCLLAGANRDPAVFADPDRFDVGRANARDHVSFSAGRHYCLGAALARMEGEVGLRTVLDRFPDLALERGARRRPTRILRGWETLPARLGV is encoded by the coding sequence GTGTCCCCGACCGACAGCCTCGTCCGGCCCGCGGTGCGGTGGTCCCTCGGGCACGCCCTGCCCAGCACCGTGATGCGGAACGCGGCCAGGCGGGGCGACCTGCAGGGCCGGCTGGTGGACCGCCGCGTCGCGCACGACCACGCCGCCCTGCGGGCCATCGCCGACGAGGTGCGGTCCTCCGGGCCGCTGCACCGGGCCCGGTACGCCCTGATGACCGCGCACCAGCCGGTGGTGCGCGAGGTGCTGACCAGCAACGACTTCCGTACCGGGGTCTTCGACGCCGGCGACGAGGGCGTGCTGGGCCGGCTGGGCACGTGGGCCGCGGACCCGGCCGCCTTCGGACCGCTCAGCCCGCCGTCGCTGCTGGTCACCGAGCCCCCGCAGCACACCCGCTACCGCAAGCTGGTCACCCGTGTCTTCTCGGTGCGCGCCGTCGAGGGCCTGCGGGAGCGCACCCAGCAGGTCGCGGACGAGCTGCTCGACGACCTCGAGGCGCAGGCACGTCCCGGCGACGGTCCCGTCGACCTCGTCGAGCGCTACTGCGCGCTGCTGCCGGTCACGGTGATCGCCGAGATCCTCGGGGTGCCGGCCGGGGAGCGCGACCGGGTGCTCGCCTTCGGCGCGGCCGCCGCGCCCAGCCTCGACCTCGGTCTCGGGTACGCCGAGTTCCGCCGCGTCGAGCGCGCGCTGGCGGGCTTCCGGGCCTGGCTGGCCGAGCACCTCGCCGGCCTGCGCGAGCACCCCGGCGACGACCTGATGAGCCAGCTGGTCGCGGCGCGCGAGGACGGCGTCGGGCTGAGCGACGCCGAGCTGGAGGCCACCGCGGGCCTGGTGCTGGCCGCCGGCTTCGAGACCACGGTCAACCTGCTCTCCAACGGCATCGTCCTGCTCACCGAGCACCCCGACGAGCTGGCCAGGCTCCGCGCCGACCCCTCCCTGTGGTCGACCGCGGTCGACGAGGTGCTGCGGGTCGACCCTCCGGTGCTGCTCACCGGCCGCGTCGCCCGCCGCGACACCGAGGTCGCCGGGGTCGCCGTACGCCGGGGGTCGGTGGTCACCTGCCTGCTCGCCGGCGCCAACCGGGACCCGGCGGTCTTCGCCGACCCGGACCGCTTCGACGTGGGCCGGGCCAACGCCCGCGACCACGTCTCGTTCTCCGCCGGCCGGCACTACTGCCTGGGGGCCGCCCTGGCCCGGATGGAGGGCGAGGTCGGGCTGCGCACGGTGCTGGACCGCTTCCCCGACCTGGCGCTCGAGCGCGGCGCCCGGCGCCGGCCGACCCGGATCCTGCGCGGCTGGGAGACCCTCCCGGCGCGGCTGGGCGTCTAG